The DNA window ttgtttacatatttactatactaacaaaaaaaacataatatcatcTTGTTTGGAtaccttaatttttattttaaattgatacatacattacatacattggcagcctgtaaatttcccactgctgagctaaggcctcctcttcctttgaggagaaggtttggagcatattccaccacgctgccccaaagcggattggtgaaatacacatgtagcagaatttcgttgaaattagacacatgcaggtttcctcacgatgttttccttcaccgccgagcacgagatgaattataaacacaaattaagcacatgaaaattcagtggtgcctgcctgggtttgaacccgaaatcatcggttaagatgcacgcgttctaaccactgggccatctcggctcgtttaAATtgatactatatactatattttaaaattaaacgtgtTTGTTGGATGATAATAATGGATTAATCattgattaacaaaaaaaaattgaaaattatttatgtatatagtgAAGTTTTGTTATTCTTTACGAATGTGGTTccaaggtatatttatttatgtatagtcGAAAATCCAAACCTTAAATCCTGTTGGTGACCAAGGTACAAATCTTATAGTGCGTAAACTTTTTATGTAAGTAATAGTTGAATTGATATCATTCGGATTAATATCTCCTCTGAATAATAAACAACACGACATGTAGCTTCCATTTCTCGGGTCACATTTGATCATCTGATTGGAAGGTTCGAAACAGGACATCATCAACTGTTGTGTGGTCATAGTTTCGTGCATCGATCTAGACGGCGGAACGAACGGGGCGAATGTAACTAAAGGATAATGGATTCTTGGATAAGGTATTAAATTTGTTCTGAATTCTACCAATTCCACATTTAAAGAACCTTCAAATCTCAATGACGTCGTCATACAGGATACTacctgtaaaaataataaaatatatttaatttaaatatgtgaaaCGTCAAGAAttcatctgcttaatttgtgttcagaGTTTATCTTATACTCGACAGTAAAAGAAGCATATTGACATTATCTGAACGTGTCGgataaaattctgtcacatgtgagGACTCCAAACTATCACATTCTTCTCAATGCAGCGTGACGCTTAAAGgatgcttttttatatttaccatataaatatgttaagtactTTACCTGGGCAATAAGTCTGTTTAAATTTGTGTAAGTAGGACGAGGAACGTCTAAAAGACGGGCTAAAATGTCATACAATGCTTCATTGTCAAAAATAAAGCACACATCTTCTGTATCCATACATGCATGCGTTGTGAAAACAGCATTATATGGTTCTACAATAATTGGCGATATCTTAGGAGCTGGATAGATTGCGAATTCTATTTTCGAGAGTTTTTTGTAATCCCTTGTCAGTCCATCCAGTAAAAGTGCTGTAAAACCCGATCCAGTTCCACCTCCAAAAGATCTAAATATTATGAAGCCTTGCAAGCAATTACATTCTTCAGCTACTAATCGAATTCTGTTTAATGCTAAATCAATCATTTCTCTTCCAATGCTGAAATAACCTCTTGCAAAATTACTAGCTGCGTCTTCTTTACCGGTAATTAAGGATGTAGGGTGAAAAAGTCTGCGATATGTTCCCGTTcttatttcatctaaatcaaaagtatcaattaattatatcatcttTATATGATATGctacgtaatttttaaaatacctattgGTGTAGGTTCCAAATCAACCATGACAACTCTTGGAACAACTTTACCACTGCcagtttgattaaaaaatgcTCCGGAACTTATATCATTGGAGTGCGCTAGTATACCGTCAGGCCTAATGCCATGTTCCAGACAATATAATTCCCAGCAAGCGTTTCCAACTTGAACTCCAGCTTGACCAATATGAATGTGTATTACTTCTTTctgaaatagtttaataaatagtaattgtattgcagtatttttcatttattttaaatcatgctAGTAATTCGGTCT is part of the Vanessa atalanta chromosome 10, ilVanAtal1.2, whole genome shotgun sequence genome and encodes:
- the LOC125066676 gene encoding tubulin alpha chain-like; the encoded protein is MAIKEVIHIHIGQAGVQVGNACWELYCLEHGIRPDGILAHSNDISSGAFFNQTGSGKVVPRVVMVDLEPTPIDEIRTGTYRRLFHPTSLITGKEDAASNFARGYFSIGREMIDLALNRIRLVAEECNCLQGFIIFRSFGGGTGSGFTALLLDGLTRDYKKLSKIEFAIYPAPKISPIIVEPYNAVFTTHACMDTEDVCFIFDNEALYDILARLLDVPRPTYTNLNRLIAQVVSCMTTSLRFEGSLNVELVEFRTNLIPYPRIHYPLVTFAPFVPPSRSMHETMTTQQLMMSCFEPSNQMIKCDPRNGSYMSCCLLFRGDINPNDINSTITYIKSLRTIRFVPWSPTGFKIGVNFQPPTTVPGGDLAAMQRAVVMVSNSSAVRVAWERLCKKFYLMYAKRAFVHHYVGEGLEEREFKYALQNIKALSNDYRELET